In the genome of Misgurnus anguillicaudatus chromosome 11, ASM2758022v2, whole genome shotgun sequence, one region contains:
- the runx3 gene encoding runt-related transcription factor 3 isoform X2, translated as MASNSIFDAFSNYSSSLLRDPSTSRRFTPPSASFPCAKVSESPNMSAPGPLRTGRPVETRSVVDVLADHAGELVRTDSPNFLCSVLPSHWRCNKTLPVAFKVVALGDVPDGTLVTVMAGNDENYSAELRNASAVMKNQVARFNDLRFVGRSGRGKSFTLTITVFTGPPQVATYHRAIKVTVDGPREPRRLWPDQIDAPGLKTCKVEDDIRWSGTDLFQQRPSFPSLSPLTAPRFSDSHMHYPGPFTYSANPSSTGIGGLSVASMPTSSRYHTYLPPPYPGNQNQNSHFQTNSSPYHLYYGTGSGSYQFSMVPTGSAGSGGERSPTRMLTSCTAAGGAGGTAGGNNSLINASLGNQSDGVDADGSHSNSPTAMSGSTRIDESVWRPY; from the exons ACCCAAGCACGAGCAGACGGTTCACGCCGCCCTCCGCCTCATTCCCGTGCGCCAAAGTGAGCGAGAGCCCGAACATGAGCGCACCGGGCCCGCTGAGAACCGGGCGGCCCGTGGAGACCCGCTCTGTGGTGGACGTACTAGCGGATCACGCCGGAGAGCTGGTGCGCACGGACAGCCCAAACTTTCTGTGCTCGGTCCTGCCGTCACACTGGAGGTGCAACAAAACTCTGCCCGTAGCTTTCAAG GTGGTGGCTCTGGGTGATGTTCCTGACGGGACTCTGGTCACGGTGATGGCGGGAAATGATGAGAATTATTCCGCGGAACTGAGAAACGCGTCTGCGGTGATGAAGAACCAGGTGGCGCGATTCAACGACCTGCGCTTCGTGGGAAGAAGCGGCAGAG GTAAGAGCTTCACTCTGACCATCACTGTGTTCACCGGACCACCCCAGGTTGCCACATACCACCGCGCTATTAAAGTCACCGTGGACGGACCTCGAGAGCCAAGAC GATTGTGGCCAGATCAGATCGATGCTCCTGGACTGAAAACCTGCAAAGTTGAAGATGACATACGCTGGTCAG GTACAGATCTGTTCCAACAGAGACCATCGTTCCCATCTCTGTCCCCATTAACAGCTCCCCGTTTCTCTGATTCACACATGCATTATCCGGGTCCCTTTACCTACTCTGCCAACCCATCCAGCACTGGAATCGGAGGTCTCAGCGTGGCTAGCATGCCCACCTCTAGCCGCTACCACACCTACTTGCCGCCTCCGTATCCAGGCAACCAGAACCAGAACTCCCACTTCCAGACCAACTCCTCACCATATCACCTGTACTACGGCACTGGATCCGGCTCCTACCAGTTCTCCATGGTTCCCACCGGCAGCGCGGGATCTGGGGGCGAAAGGTCACCCACACGCATGCTGACGTCCTGCACCGCGGCGGGCGGAGCCGGCGGAACCGCGGGAGGCAACAACAGCCTGATCAACGCCAGCCTCGGTAACCAAAGCGACGGGGTGGACGCCGATGGCAGTCATAGCAATTCACCCACAGCGATGAGCGGGTCGACACGCATAGACGAGTCTGTCTGGAGGCCTTACTGA
- the runx3 gene encoding runt-related transcription factor 3 isoform X1, whose product MASNSIFDAFSNYSSSLLRDPSTSRRFTPPSASFPCAKVSESPNMSAPGPLRTGRPVETRSVVDVLADHAGELVRTDSPNFLCSVLPSHWRCNKTLPVAFKVVALGDVPDGTLVTVMAGNDENYSAELRNASAVMKNQVARFNDLRFVGRSGRGKSFTLTITVFTGPPQVATYHRAIKVTVDGPREPRRHRVKPDDPHKQFSDRLGDIERFQRMRMNPGNGTARPHQTHYSPTGTSQIPGLWPDQIDAPGLKTCKVEDDIRWSGTDLFQQRPSFPSLSPLTAPRFSDSHMHYPGPFTYSANPSSTGIGGLSVASMPTSSRYHTYLPPPYPGNQNQNSHFQTNSSPYHLYYGTGSGSYQFSMVPTGSAGSGGERSPTRMLTSCTAAGGAGGTAGGNNSLINASLGNQSDGVDADGSHSNSPTAMSGSTRIDESVWRPY is encoded by the exons ACCCAAGCACGAGCAGACGGTTCACGCCGCCCTCCGCCTCATTCCCGTGCGCCAAAGTGAGCGAGAGCCCGAACATGAGCGCACCGGGCCCGCTGAGAACCGGGCGGCCCGTGGAGACCCGCTCTGTGGTGGACGTACTAGCGGATCACGCCGGAGAGCTGGTGCGCACGGACAGCCCAAACTTTCTGTGCTCGGTCCTGCCGTCACACTGGAGGTGCAACAAAACTCTGCCCGTAGCTTTCAAG GTGGTGGCTCTGGGTGATGTTCCTGACGGGACTCTGGTCACGGTGATGGCGGGAAATGATGAGAATTATTCCGCGGAACTGAGAAACGCGTCTGCGGTGATGAAGAACCAGGTGGCGCGATTCAACGACCTGCGCTTCGTGGGAAGAAGCGGCAGAG GTAAGAGCTTCACTCTGACCATCACTGTGTTCACCGGACCACCCCAGGTTGCCACATACCACCGCGCTATTAAAGTCACCGTGGACGGACCTCGAGAGCCAAGAC GTCATCGCGTGAAGCCGGACGATCCTCATAAAcagttttccgatcgactcggggaCATCGAACGCTTTCAACGGATGAGAATGAACCCTGGCAATGGGACCGCGCGCCCGCACCAAACACATTACAGCCCCACCGGCACCTCACAGATAC CAGGATTGTGGCCAGATCAGATCGATGCTCCTGGACTGAAAACCTGCAAAGTTGAAGATGACATACGCTGGTCAG GTACAGATCTGTTCCAACAGAGACCATCGTTCCCATCTCTGTCCCCATTAACAGCTCCCCGTTTCTCTGATTCACACATGCATTATCCGGGTCCCTTTACCTACTCTGCCAACCCATCCAGCACTGGAATCGGAGGTCTCAGCGTGGCTAGCATGCCCACCTCTAGCCGCTACCACACCTACTTGCCGCCTCCGTATCCAGGCAACCAGAACCAGAACTCCCACTTCCAGACCAACTCCTCACCATATCACCTGTACTACGGCACTGGATCCGGCTCCTACCAGTTCTCCATGGTTCCCACCGGCAGCGCGGGATCTGGGGGCGAAAGGTCACCCACACGCATGCTGACGTCCTGCACCGCGGCGGGCGGAGCCGGCGGAACCGCGGGAGGCAACAACAGCCTGATCAACGCCAGCCTCGGTAACCAAAGCGACGGGGTGGACGCCGATGGCAGTCATAGCAATTCACCCACAGCGATGAGCGGGTCGACACGCATAGACGAGTCTGTCTGGAGGCCTTACTGA